The following are encoded together in the Vicugna pacos chromosome 26, VicPac4, whole genome shotgun sequence genome:
- the LOC102542267 gene encoding ubiquitin carboxyl-terminal hydrolase 17-like protein 6, whose amino-acid sequence MEAASLIWGDAYQFNVFPKLKSSSSAAGGDVQWGPSRPEKLSASSETARNQRSDLAPVSAGLAPAKKRLSWKTPSVAGAGLQNTGNTCYVNAALQCLTHTPPLASSMLSRQHWKVCQKQAFCMVCAMQAHVTRALLHPEEVIKPRQDLVTSFHRDQQEDAHEFLMFTLNAMQQVCLSGYELSDRHSEDTSLVPRIFGGSWRSQIQCLHCLGVSDTFDPYLDITLDISAAQSVNQALRELVKPEQLDGENSYHCSVCLRKVPATKRLTLHRASKVLILVLKRFTDFTGGKMGKKVCYPECLDLSPYMSEQEAGPLDYVLYAVLVHSGWSCHRGHYFCYVKAGNGQWYRMDDAKVTACDVTSALSQSAYVLFYVQKSELEGDGGGVSTGQEAASLGAEPAGLAAAHREPDRDSSVRVPGSEEQLEETETPEVTLEQWRCLQELSRPKPEFSLRKVDSDVPADAVVIHQSKYGDRMRMKQPEQDTCQPSPSGREAPAQGPIVIGSIPCLRGKPRASKKKGKKKQRSAGALQ is encoded by the coding sequence ATGGAGGCTGCTTCTCTCATCTGGGGTGATGCGTATCAGTTCAACGTCTTTCCAAAACTCAAATCTTCGTCAAGTGCAGCTGGTGGTGATGTCCAGTGGGGACCCTCTCGACCCGAGAAGCTGTCCGCGTCATCAGAGACAGCTCGCAACCAACGCAGTGATCTTGCTCctgtgtcagcagggctggctcCCGCCAAGAAACGTCTGAGTTGGAAGACCCCTTCCGTGGCGGGGGCTGGACTGCAGAACACGGGGAACACTTGCTACGTGAATGCAGCGCTGCAGTGTCTGACACACACGCCACCCCTGGCCAGCTCTATGCTGTCCCGGCAGCACTGGAAAGTCTGTCAGAAGCAGGCCTTCTGCATGGTATGTGCTATGCAAGCTCACGTGACCCGCGCCCTCCTTCATCCTGAAGAGGTGATCAAGCCCCGGCAGGACCTGGTCACCAGCTTCCACAGAGACCAGCAAGAAGACGCCCATGAGTTTCTGATGTTCACACTGAATGCCATGCAGCAGGTGTGCCTGAGCGGGTATGAGCTGTCAGATCGTCACTCTGAGGACACCTCCCTCGTCCCTCGCATCTTTGGAGGCTCCTGGAGATCTCAAATCCAGTGTCTCCACTGCCTAGGTGTTTCAGACACTTTTGACCCTTATCTAGACATCACCCTGGACATCTCTGCAGCTCAGAGTGTGAACCAAGCTTTGAGAGAGTTGGTGAAGCCCGAACAGCTGGATGGTGAAAATTCCTACCACTGTAGTGTTTGTCTCAGGAAGGTGCCTGCTACCAAGAGGCTGACTTTGCACAGAGCCTCCAAGGTCCTCATCCTTGTGCTGAAAAGGTTCACAGATTTCACAGGCGGCAAAATGGGTAAGAAAGTGTGCTACCCCGAGTGCCTTGACCTGAGCCCCTACATGTCTGAGCAGGAGGCAGGGCCCCTTGACTACGTGCTCTACGCCGTGCTGGTCCACTCGGGGTGGAGCTGTCACAGAGGACATTATTTCTGTTACGTCAAAGCTGGAAACGGCCAGTGGTACAGAATGGACGATGCCAAGGTAACCGCCTGTGATGTTACTTCTGCCCTGAGCCAAAGTGCCTACGTCCTCTTCTACGTCCAGAAGAGTGAGCTGGAGGGAGACGGCGGGGGAGTGTCCACAGGTCAGGAAGCAGCCTCCCTGGGGGCTGAGCCCGCAGGCCTGGCCGCCGCCCACCGGGAGCCTGACAGAGACTCCAGTGTCAGAGTTCCTGGGTCGGAGGAGCAACTGGAGGAAACAGAAACCCCAGAAGTCACCTTAGAGCAGTGGAGGTGCCTCCAAGAACTCAGCCGCCCTAAGCCTGAATTCAGCCTCAGGAAGGTTGACTCTGACGTGCCCGCAGATGCAGTGGTGATTCACCAGTCGAAATATGGAGATAGGATGAGAATGAAACAGCCCGAACAGGACACCTGCCAGCCCAGTCCTTCAGGCAGGGAGGCCCCAGCTCAGGGGCCAATAGTTATTGGCAGCATCCCTTGTCTCAGAGGGAAGCCCAGAGCCTCCAAGAAAAAGGGCAAGAAGAAGCAGAGGTCTGCGGGTGCCCTGCAGTAA